Proteins encoded within one genomic window of Cydia pomonella isolate Wapato2018A chromosome 12, ilCydPomo1, whole genome shotgun sequence:
- the LOC133523640 gene encoding ATP-dependent RNA helicase p62 has product MSGNWSNSRGGNGGSKYGSGGGSKFGGGGGGGSRFGGGGGFGGGGKKDFTGGQNMRRPNWDTMTLQPFNKNFYNPHPSVLSRSPYEVEEYRGQHEITVSGLDVPNPIQRFEEGNFPDYVMKGISGMGYKEPTPIQAQGWPIAMSGNNLVGIAQTGSGKTLAYILPAIVHINNQQPLRRGDGPIALVLAPTRELAQQIQQVANDFGNASYVRNTCVFGGAPKREQARDLERGVEIVIATPGRLIDFLEKGTTNLQRCTYLVLDEADRMLDMGFEPQIRKIIEQIRPDRQTLMWSATWPKEVKKLAEDYLGDYVQINIGSLQLSANHNILQIIDICQEHEKENKLNVLLQEIGQSQDPGAKTIIFVETKRKVENITRNIRRYGWPAVCMHGDKTQQERDDVLYQFKQGRASILVATDVAARGLDVDGIKYVINFDYPNSSEDYIHRIGRTGRSKTKGTSYAFFTPSNSRQAKDLVSVLQEANQTISPQLQSMADRCGGGGGGWNNRSRYGGGRGGGGGGGSFKRGTNFGRNGQGGGGGGHRRFNEY; this is encoded by the exons at GTCCGGCAATTGGAGCAATAGCCGTGGTGGAAACGGCGGTTCTAAATATGGGTCTGGCGGTGGAAGCAAATTTGGAGGCGGCGGTGGAGGTGGCAGCCGCTTCGGCGGCGGTGGTGGTTTCGGAGGCGGCGGCAAGAAGGACTTCACTGGAGGCCAGAATATGCGTCGCCCTAACTGGGACACCATGACGTTGCAGCCTTTCAACAAGAACTTCTACAACCCACACCCGTCAGTCCTAAGCCGGTCCCCATATGAAGTAGAAGAATATAGGGGTCAGCATGAAATAACTGTGAGTGGACTTGATGTCCCCAACCCTATCCAACGTTTTGAGGAGGGCAATTTCCCAGACTATGTAATGAAGGGAATCAGTGGTATGGGCTACAAAGAACCTACACCTATCCAAGCTCAAGGCTGGCCGATTGCTATGTCTGGAAACAACCTGGTTGGTATTGCCCAAACTGGATCTGGAAAGACCCTGGCTTACATTCTGCCTGCTATTGTGCACATCAACAACCAACAGCCCCTCAGACGTGGTGACGGACCCATTGCTCTGGTTCTCGCTCCAACAAGAGAGTTGGCTCAGCAGATTCAACAAGTAGCCAATGATTTTGGAAATGCTTCGTATGTGCGTAACACTTGCGTGTTTGGTGGTGCTCCTAAGAGGGAGCAAGCTCGCGACTTGGAGCGTGGTGTGGAGATTGTTATTGCCACACCTGGCAGACTAATTGATTTCTTGGAAAAGGGAACCACCAACCTTCAAAGATGCACTTACCTGGTCTTGGATGAAGCTGACCGGATGTTAGACATGGGTTTTGAACCTCAGATTAGAAAGATCATTGAACAAATTCGCCCAGACAGACAGACCCTTATGTGGTCTGCCACATGGCCTAAAGAAGTGAAAAAGTTGGCCGAGGACTATCTCGGAGACTATGTTCAAATCAACATTGGTTCACTCCAGCTCTCTGCTAATCATAACATTCTACAGATCATTGATATATGCCAGGAACATGAAAAGGAAAATAA attgaaTGTACTTTTACAAGAAATTGGACAAAGTCAGGACCCTGGTGCAAAGACCATTATATTTGTTGAGACCAAGAGGAAAGTTGAGAATATCACTAGAAATATTAGGCGCTACGGCTGGCCAGCTGTGTGCATGCATGGAGATAAAACACAGCAAGAGAGAGATGATGTTTTATACCAATTCAAGCAAGGCCGTGCCAGTATTTTAGTAGCAACTGATGTTGCTGCCAGAGGACTTG ATGTTGATGGAATTAAATATGTAATCAACTTTGATTACCCTAACTCTTCGGAGGACTACATTCATCGGATAGGCAGAACTGGACGTTCAAAGACGAAAGGCACATCATATGCCTTTTTCACTCCTTCCAACTCGCGCCAAGCCAAGGATCTCGTTTCTGTACTACAGGAAGCCAATCAG ACGATCAGTCCTCAATTGCAATCTATGGCCGACCGCTGTGGAGGAGGTGGCGGAGGATGGAACAACAGGAGCCGGTACGGTGGTGgccgcggcggtggcggcggcggtggcTCATTCAAGCGCGGTACAAACTTCGGCAGGAACGGACAAGGAGGTGGTGGCGGTGGCCACAGACGGTTTAATGAGTATTAA